A window of the Dickeya dianthicola NCPPB 453 genome harbors these coding sequences:
- a CDS encoding nitrogen fixation protein NifQ, translating to MDGAEYWLRRLLSLHDAGAACFPRRMGLDDALWQALRQRLNQPAPGANAARDQRQSVMSELQQTRREEREQLAAWLYGYLAADGAPLHQIIASASLGFNHLWQDLGLDSRAELRLLMTDCFPVLVALNHQNMRWKKFFYRQRCLHQGGELVCRSPSCDDCCEWALCFAPEEAHPPMSRHDA from the coding sequence ATGGACGGGGCGGAATACTGGCTGCGGCGGCTACTGAGCTTACATGACGCCGGCGCGGCCTGTTTCCCCCGGCGGATGGGGCTGGATGACGCACTCTGGCAGGCGTTGCGGCAACGGCTGAACCAGCCCGCGCCGGGAGCGAACGCCGCACGGGATCAGCGCCAGTCGGTGATGAGCGAACTGCAACAGACCCGGCGGGAAGAGCGGGAACAACTGGCCGCTTGGCTGTACGGCTACCTGGCGGCGGACGGCGCGCCGCTGCATCAGATCATCGCCAGCGCCTCGCTGGGTTTCAATCACCTGTGGCAGGATCTGGGGCTGGATTCCCGCGCTGAACTGCGCCTGCTAATGACGGATTGTTTCCCGGTACTGGTGGCGCTGAACCACCAAAACATGCGCTGGAAAAAATTCTTCTACCGCCAGCGCTGCCTGCATCAGGGCGGCGAGCTGGTGTGCCGTTCCCCCAGCTGCGACGACTGCTGCGAATGGGCGCTGTGCTTTGCGCCGGAGGAAGCTCACCCGCCGATGTCGCGTCATGATGCGTGA
- the nifB gene encoding nitrogenase cofactor biosynthesis protein NifB: MTSCPSTSGCRSDQTDRFTPLQASKVAHHPCYSASGHHHYARMHLAVAPACNLQCHYCNRKYDCSNESRPGVVSELLTPEQAVAKAHQVAAAIPQLSVVGIAGPGDPLANIARTFRTLTLLREQLPDLKLCLSTNGLMLPEAVDRLLDVGVDHVTVTVNTVDADIAARIYAWLWLDGDRYTGREAGAILLERQQEGIRRLTENGVLVKINSVLIPGINDRHLFEVSQQARRWGAFLHNIMPLIARPEHGTVFGLNGQPEPDAEALAAARAQCGTAMPQMAHCQQCRADAIGMLGEDRSQQFRLSSLPAETQPYLPLLRQRAQVHASIASRGESEEPDACLVAVASSGGEVIDCHFGHADRFQIYSLSAAGVVLVNERFAPKYCRGEDDCEPASEDRMAAMLALLADVEAVFCARIGYAPWQKLEQQGIQPCVEGAWQNIADVLGRWWRQRRQARPAGERAQGAA, encoded by the coding sequence GTTGCCGTTCCGACCAGACCGACCGTTTTACTCCGTTGCAGGCCAGCAAGGTGGCGCATCACCCCTGCTACTCGGCGAGCGGGCACCATCACTACGCCCGTATGCACTTGGCGGTGGCGCCCGCCTGTAATCTGCAATGCCATTACTGCAACCGCAAGTACGATTGCAGCAACGAATCCCGCCCCGGCGTAGTGTCCGAACTGTTGACGCCGGAGCAGGCGGTGGCGAAAGCGCATCAGGTGGCGGCGGCCATCCCGCAGTTGTCGGTGGTCGGCATCGCCGGGCCGGGCGACCCGCTGGCGAATATCGCCCGCACCTTTCGCACCCTGACGCTGCTGCGCGAGCAGTTGCCGGATCTCAAGCTGTGCCTGTCCACCAACGGCCTGATGCTGCCGGAAGCGGTGGATCGGCTGCTGGATGTCGGCGTCGATCACGTCACGGTGACGGTCAACACAGTCGATGCGGATATTGCAGCGCGGATCTACGCCTGGCTGTGGCTGGACGGCGATCGTTATACCGGGCGCGAGGCGGGCGCGATCCTGCTGGAGCGCCAGCAGGAGGGGATCCGGCGGCTGACGGAAAACGGCGTGCTGGTGAAGATCAACTCGGTGTTGATCCCCGGCATCAACGATCGACATTTGTTCGAGGTCAGCCAACAGGCGCGGCGCTGGGGCGCGTTTTTGCACAACATCATGCCGCTGATAGCCCGGCCGGAACACGGCACGGTGTTTGGCCTCAACGGTCAGCCGGAGCCGGATGCCGAAGCGCTGGCGGCGGCGCGGGCGCAGTGCGGCACGGCGATGCCGCAAATGGCGCATTGCCAGCAGTGTCGGGCGGACGCCATCGGCATGCTGGGGGAAGACCGCAGCCAGCAGTTCCGGCTGTCGTCGCTGCCCGCCGAGACGCAGCCTTACCTGCCGTTGCTGCGCCAGCGCGCGCAGGTACACGCCAGCATCGCCTCGCGCGGCGAGTCCGAGGAACCGGACGCCTGTCTGGTGGCGGTGGCGTCGTCCGGCGGCGAGGTGATCGACTGCCATTTCGGCCATGCCGATCGCTTTCAAATTTACAGCCTGTCGGCCGCGGGCGTGGTGCTGGTCAACGAGCGTTTCGCGCCTAAATATTGCCGTGGCGAGGATGACTGCGAACCCGCCAGTGAGGATCGTATGGCGGCGATGCTGGCGTTGTTGGCGGACGTGGAGGCGGTGTTTTGCGCCCGCATCGGCTACGCGCCGTGGCAGAAGCTGGAACAGCAAGGGATCCAGCCCTGCGTGGAAGGCGCCTGGCAGAATATCGCCGATGTGCTGGGCCGCTGGTGGCGGCAACGCCGGCAGGCGCGGCCGGCCGGGGAACGTGCGCAGGGCGCGGCGTGA